The genome window AAAGGAAATCCGAGGAGGATATGAAACATTTGAATGGACTTACTGATAGTTTCAGTGGTTAGCAAAGTATTTGAAATTGCTCCATCCTATTTCTGGATATAGCGCAAATACTTGGTAAGATGTGGCGTCAAGGGCTCATCTATAATATAAAATGGAAAGATTTTTCCACTAGACAGTTGTCCACATTTGATGTTAATCCACCTACCACCTTGATTGAATTATAAAAGTGAGACAAGTTAAGTTTTATTTGGAAACTCCGGCTTAGAATATTGCTTCTCCTTGATTACTGTTATTTCAGCAAGTAAAAGAATATGGACAATAAATGCTTGCCTCGGAGTAATTCTCTAGTTTTGTGGAATATTCACATTGTTGTTAGCACTTCTTCTCTTTAGTTACCTTCCTAAGTGAGTAATCAAGTGTTGTTGACAAAGACAAATGGCTCAAATAGGAGATCTGAATATCGATCCTGTTTGAGAGCTCTATTCAGTTTTGGTAACCATTGCTAATTACTGTTTCAGCCATTCCTTGCCTGGATCTCGGGAGGTTACTTGGGTTTTGACTTTGTCTTGCTATGTGTGCGAATATATTTTTGTGATCACCGAAAAACTTCTGAAAGACTTTCAAAAACGTTTTTCAATAAGTCTTGAAAACGAGCATTGCTTTTTGTAAAACCTTTATTATAATCACCGCTGTGAAAACTCCATTAACTAGCAATTTAAACATTTGAAATGGATCCTAACTCGACTTGACCCATAAAAATATTTGCCACTTATGGTAAAATGCGGTTCAATTTCGAAATATGGTTGATCTCATAGTTGCGACTTTTTACAATTGTGATTGGTTTCTGGGTGGGGTGCGTAGGTTCCTCGATAACGACTCTCAGAATATTTTGAAACTGGGCGAACTGAAATGGTGAAAGTTCCACTTTTTCCCTTTCATTCTCTAGAAAACCTCGTGGAAGTTGATGTAAACTCGGTCTCACATCACTGCTGACGGCTACCTCAAGGCGTGCTCTCGAGGTGAATAAACAGGGGTTTCAGACAGGATAGGATTGCGAGATTCCGATCTATGTTAAAAAGCATCACAATTATTCGCTGGTTCTGGTGATCATGATTGAAAAGGTGGAGGATGTGTAGGCTTTCGCAATTTCCGCTGCCTCGTTATCGCAGCAAACTGTTCGCACACAGTTGGGTTTCGACTGGCGGGCACGAGACATCTAATCAgtatatttaggagttgtcttctgaatgtgtatAACTAAAGAGTTGTCGACATCGTCCTTGAAGAGGACCATAACTTGATGGTCACTTACCTTTTTTGGAATGGCAACCAAGACCTGATTGATTGTGAAAACGTGGAGATTTGCTACTTCTATTATacttgtacggaaatcttgggaatctgagacAATTACCAGAGTCTTGGGTGCGAGAACTTTTTTCTTCagcagagagcagactggtctGCGCGACGCGGCATTCAGCCAAACGACGCGACGCGGCCGAGTTGCCTAGCAGAGGATATTTTGCAGTATCACGTATAAATTTCATGATCAATAACGAACTCAGTTACAActacgatttttcagttttcattTGTATCCACccgttaaaatgtcaaaatatgtagttgtttgtaattggttgccAGGCTGGTGCGTAGTGTGTATAGGGtcgtatttttcggttggataggttctgacaaTGGGGCCgtcaaaaaaatgaccacttttaaataaatgtcaaaactgaaacaagtttcgaaaagtaccaatcgataCCTTTTATTTGTGACGGATATCTCTATGATAAAAACGTGCACTGCTGAGAACAGGGAATCACAGGAAAACAGAGAATCACTTAATAAGAGAAAATCTCGTCTTCAGGGAGTTTTACCTTATATAGCGGCCCAGGTCTCCAATAATCTGAGATTTCTTCAAAGCGGCAAACTGTGGATGATAAAAAGTCAAAGTCAAGCTCAATAAATGGATTCATGATGCTGGCGTGGAAATTTTGGAGCGAActttgcgaaaaaaaattgaagaatggCTTTCAAactcaactcatcagacgccgccTCCGAcaccaagtggatgtggacctaggatccctcactatcctaaaaaatattatagaagcaaattttccacttttaGGTTACAAAATTACGTAAATATGCGTATGCATGCATGTTTTTCTTCTGTAGGTACGCCCTGGGTAAGAGACAATGTCcactgtttgtttgttttggatGGATGTATTAATTGTATCTTCGACATATTAGAATTTGGAAATACGGCAAAGAATTTTTAGCAACTTACAAATGGAATAGCTATGCACACAAAATTCTTTATATACcaagacacaaaaccttgaaaacctgaaccgaaagctggacggtttcccgacttgtttctatatgCGAAGTTTTTTAGCTTAGAAGTTTTGTGTACTCAAGCtgcaaaataaataattaaattttatggGGCGTTTGACGTCCTTGCTTCGGATGCGCTACACTGTAAGGCCAATAGGGTTCACATTTGAAGAATCATTTCTTTTTCGGacaatattcaataaagttcataatactCCGATTCACTGAAATCATTATTATGATTCTTTTGGGTTAGAGAGTCAAAGGAGTGCTATCTATCTAAGAAAATCATAATGGAGAAGTAGTTAACACGCGGAATGCAATAATGCACGTTGAAGAATAATGTTTTATAATTATTTGGCAAACATTCTACAactcatacatatgtatagtgTGCGGAACTTCTCATCTTTATCATCCCTTGTATTGGATGAGTGGCCGACACCTAACTAGAGGACATTGATAGATCACGATCGAGTTCATTGCCGGTACTGTGCGTCGCTCCGACTCCAGTCACTAAGGCGTGGTCACAATTTAACCTGCTAAGGCCACTTCAAGTTTCACCTGTAATATTTACTCCAAGCCAGCAGTGCTTCCTATATCGGTGTTAACTGCATCGGATGCGCCCCTCATTGTAGCCAATACTGTATAATAATGTAATGGATTGCTCTTTTAAAGATTCCACTgtgatatacatataaataattATTTAGACACATatgacatatatacatatatataaattcgTATTTGAACATGTAGAAGAGTTCTGGATACCGATGGTAGACGGCTTACAAGCGAAACATTTTGTGGGTCTTTACAATATGCCCCGCCGGAAATAATAAAGGGGACACCGTATCACCCTAAGGTAGCGGACATGTGGTCTTTTGGGGTAGTTATGTTCACCATGCTAAATAAAGCGAACCCTTTCAATGAGAAAAATCATCGAACTCTGCACTCACTACAAGTGAACAAAAAGTGGAAATTTCGATCTCAAGTGGCCAATAATATATCACCGGAAGCAAAGGATTTGGTATCAAACCTTCTAGAACCAGTTGCAACCAAACGTTTCTCAATAGACGAAGTAATCAACTCAAGCTGGATTGCAATGGATCCGAAATTGAAATGTAAGAAACACTTGAAATTTGTTTCGCgctgaaaaaataatattaatttgaaaatcTGTTTCAAATTCAAGCACTGAATGCAGCTGAATTCGCAGCTATATCAGCGGCTATGGAAGAAGCACAGGGCCTGCAAGCTGAGAAGGCCCAAATGGTCAGGAGCGTATCATTCAACCTGAGAAATATTACCAAGGACAAATGTATGAACATAAGAATTCCAGTGAGGCTACTTCATGTAATTGATTCATTCATTTCAGTGAAACTACATAAGGCTCACCTAGGGACACAGAATGAATTCGGACTTGCTAAGTCGGAGATAAATAAAAAAGATGACTAGAGAATTGATTTGTTTTATAGTAGAAGAGAGgatgtgtatttattttaaatggTATTTATTTGAGGTCgaataaaaaaatcatatttctaATATCAATTAAGGGATTTGGGCGATAAAAAAGCCAATTACTGTGTGCTGTGTTCCTCCTTTCCCACATTTCAGAATGGTTAAAGAGCTCAAAATCATTGAGTTTCTTCTGAATAGATTTCGCtcttttttcagaatttatctAAACCATAACCATATTAAAATATCATACGcactccatacatgcaaaaggaggatggGTCCATCCATCCAATTAaagcattattaacaaagttaaagaagatcaaaatttcgcattccatttaaatttattgcaccatATGCAGTCAtcaccatataaagtgaacttatataaaCGGCGGGGTTCCTAGagatattttagttttccttttttggctttttaaaTCACTTGAAACAGACGTATGCATGTATATCCAAACGGATAGACAGTGCAACCCTAATATACAACATATTCTCTATACCAAATAATTCGTTACAGTGAGGGTTGTTACATAGAGGTTAGGTTGGTCTTCGATTCGTTTTAACACGGTACAAACAGTGACTAACCGGAAAAATTTAACATATCTGAACCTATCCACACAtgaattgttgtttttcttgtAGAATTGCATATGATTAATTGGTAGGATACGTTATGTAAAAGTTATATATAAAACTCGTTAAATAAAGGTAAATTATACTTTGTTTATATTCAGCACTGATTGAAAACTCGTTATAAAAAGGTTTTCGACAAATGTATTGGTAATAGATGAGTATACTTTGATTAACTCTCACGGGCACTTCGAGgggatttcgaaaaaaattttataCCAAGTAAATCGTTATATTATGTCGCACTGTATATCTACGTTTCTACCAGCGGCATTCAATCTACGTAGTTATAGATGTATGTTACATATGTATGCCTTGGCACACTGAATGGAAATATTTAGATGTGCGCCACCAAtttagatatatgtatatgtacatatgtatgcatcagAATGCGGTAATAGTCAAGATTTATTTGGGTCCTTATgccttcaatatgtacatacatatatctgaaagtttgggaataaatgaagaaatattttgaagtttcAGCTATGTAACCGTTCAGCTtcctgtattccgacttgtttatatatgtATAGGCTAGCTGAATTTCCGCACACTTGCTAATATGGTACAAACTTGACTACTATTTACGTAAATTACTtttggaaaatacaaaattgaATTAAACTAACATATGTACAAGTGGAACTGGCAGGCACTCAAAGTTCCTCATATAAGGACACAAAATCTTCCACCCCATTCGACTTTTGTTTTTGGATCACGCCTTCTTTTATTATCGGATTTTCCGTTTATACAGTAACAATAAGTAATCTTATCTCAcgggcgaaaaaaaaaatagaaatttttcCCTAATATTTGGAGTCTTCTATTATTCTAATGTTAGCTTAACCTATATTACAATTTTACAATGTACAATTTGAAATGTTACATCAATTACTCGTGTATCATATTAAGGAGTTAGGTCACAGTagcaatttcaaaaaatccaTCATTTGATTTTTGCTGAATGAATTTCCTGACAACTTAAGAATGATATACTCAAACAATTAAGATGGGGAAAATATCTTAACACatacttttattttgaattttgacgtAACCCCTCTTGATCCATTGCGAACATACCAAAAACTTCaaaagcgtttttctcgaaattacaTTTTCCGAGTTCAGGTGAGGCGCGACCTCTGAGGTTTCCACTCTTCTTTGACATGGCGCCCAGCTTGgggccatttgtaatgactaaATTAGTTGACGATGGCCAAACGACCACCTTGAGTGGCCTgaagatgtcaaggaagggtaggAACCTCAGAGGTCGCGTCTTACTAAACTAGAATTTCGGTTGATCAGCCAGTAGAtactttttacttttctttttacTTGCGTTCTTTTAGCTTCGATGTGTCTTCCCCAAGTAAGACGCCGAATGAGGTGACAACCAAGTTTAATGAAATGGGCTGACATATTTCCGGGTTATCATGAACTGGCAAGTCAGAAACATATATCAGAAATGCCCTTAGCACGCTTCCATAGAGGACACGATAAAATTTTCTTCGGATGAGAAGCTGCTGCATTTCAATCAGAATGACCGACCTTTGATATAAGATTTAAAGGAAATATTGAGTCAGTTGACCACAACattgggagcaagttgctcatCATCATCGGTCCGATATGAAGTAGAAGCGGACTTAGAATCCCCcaattcttaaagaaaaaaaaggtttAAAGTGATTTCGAGCAGAGAAATAATACGAATTACGGACGGGTTTGAATACATTGCTTTTACACCACTTATCGAGATTTTCTCTGGGGACCGGCAAAATCTAATGCGATAATTAAAAATGTTGTGAGTGTAACATTTAATATATGCAATAGTTATGCTTGAAGAACCAAGCCCTACTCGTTCAGCAGATTATTCCAATTAGCCTGATGACTATTCCCAGACACCAATAAATTATGGTGAAATCAATAATTGATTTCGTTGGCTAGGATCCTCTGGGCCAGCTTAAAAATCCCTTAAAATCGGAGCTATCTTTGCGCGATTTCTAGGCTTTGCGTGTGCTTGTATGAACTTTATCGAGAAGGACTCGTCTCATCGATACTTAATGACTGGTccaatttttgtaaaaatttttttttattattgatattgattgaaaatacgagggcggtccgataagtacttagcctctccgcccgatggcgctactatcgcaagaagtatttactgtcgtgtagaacattctcgtagacggctactgtctaaattttagtcgaataggacttgtagttttgtttttagcgcgtgtagaagcgggcgtgcgggcgaattttagaaaaattgaaaaagaacaatatcggtcggtgattcgattcttgtttttggaagggaaatcatgcagcgaaatcaaagaacgcttggatgctgtgtacggtgacgcttctccttcgatagcgaccgtcaaaaattggtttaatgaatttcaacgtggtcgcacgtcagtttttgatgagcacgccccggtgccccgaaaacggctactgcggagaagaacgttacaaaaatccatgaccttgtattggcagaccgccgattgaaggtacgcgagatagcctagacagtaggcatctcaaaagaccgcgtgggtcatatcctgcacgaaattttgggcatgagaaagctgtcggcgagatgggtgccgcgtttgctcactccggacaacaagcgcaaccgtgaaaccacttcagagcagtgtttgacgctgtttaagcgcaattcgaaggagtttcttcatcgtttcgtgaccgtcgacgaaacatggatccactggtacactccagagaccaaggaacagtcgaaacagtggactttacccggcaaacgtgctcccaagaaggcaaagactgtgcaatcggcaggaaaggtgatggccgccgttttctgggattcacaaggtgtgatctacatcgactacctgaagaaggacaaaacgatcacagggctgtactatgccgaattattgagccgatttgacgccgaattgcggaaaaaacggccgcatttggtgaagaaaaaagtgctcttccaccacgataacgcaccggctcacacttccgccgtcgccacggccaaattggtcgaattgggctacgaactgctgccccatccaccgtattccccagatttggccccgtgcgactattatttatttcctaacttgaaaaagtcactcgccgggcagaaatttgagtcgaatgaggaggttatagccgccacggaagcccactttgcagacctcgagaaaacgtatttttcagacgggttaaagaagttggagcatcgctgggagaagtgtatcgagttaaaaggagactatgtcgagaaataaatcgccacttttcaaaaattttcattttttttttggtaggctaagtacttatcggaccgccctcgtacaTCTGAAAATTGTGATTAGGATATGAAAGCCATATCCGGTAGATCAAGGTCGCATTTTGAGtctcttaaaaaaaatttcgtaaatatttttttgaaactttaaaattatgaaaatatataTGCGAAATTTCATCCAAATATCAGTCTTTCTCCCAAAAAATAAACcgtgggaataaaataaaaacatcaaaatttgaACCCTTCACGTCTCTTTAATAGGTAGTTAAAAGTCCACTTCTTACTTTGACAGCGATGTTGCATGCAAGCGTGAACCTTTTCGACAAGTACTCGTCCCACAGTATTGAAATAATGATTGAATTTGAGGCAGTTGGTACACAGGTGGTTGCTTCCTCACTCTCGTTAAGGTTTTTATTTAAGGACCGTTGGAAGCATGCGACGCATCATCTTCCTTGCAAATGACACATGCTGATGATACTACTGATGTGAATATTTGAGTTGTTCTTGATGGTGGCTGTTTATCGCTGGGTGACTTACTTTTCAATATTAACGCTCTAAGTAACTGGAAACCGAATTCAAggaatttcaaaaattcattAATGGTTTTAAATCCTCTCCTTGATTTTTTAGCGATTGCTGGTATAATATGTATGTTGGCTTGTCCAATCATTTCACCAGTAAATGTAAGTGTTTTCCATGCCACTCGATAACTCCCGTTGGTTGCAGAAAAGTTTaccttaaaataaaatatcttcTGGCAATCCGCAATGTCTTGATAGTAGTACACCAATTGGTGTTTCTCGTAGTCTCCATCCGGTAGCTTCCCGGGGATTCTGTGCTATGGTAGTCAGCAAACCTCTCGATTAATGTAGTTGCTCATTCGATTTATGTAGATGCTCATTCCGATGTGAGGTTGATGAAGACACTTACTCCTTCTAGCAGATCGAGGTATCTCTTATAATCATTTCCTTGTAAATGAGGATCGTCTGACACACGCCAAATATTGAggttcggttccaccatggtagcTCTTTGACGCAATGTGCAAGAAAAGGCAACAAGTGCTTTAGTGAACACCTACTATTATAGctaaaatttataatagatcaaagttatcTCTTTCGCTTGAAATTACTGTACCCTAAGACATAAAGTATCGCTATTACATTGAAGTGAGGACGGATTCACTACGAACTAGATCCATGAAACAGTTCATAAGGGATGCGACAAATTCCTGGTTTGTGACTTATTAACGACTCATTTAGGTTCATTATGCAGAATTCCTGCAATGTCTCTGCGTACAAATAGGACGCAACCTACACTCAAAATAAATCCCATGTCAACATCCAGTCACACAAAATTAATAATGTTTTAGGAATGCTGAGGATCTGCAGTTCACTTTAGACAAAATAAACTGGTTGTAGAGAGAAGTTCCtttaaaaataagtaaaaacCCACCCACCTTAGGCTGGATTCGGTTATAAAGTGTAGAATCGATGAAGCTAATGTAAGCAACGTCACTAATTAGTACTTGTCTGCATAATACAAGTTTTTCTCACCACACATTAtcgtgtcgggtatcaaataaaaggtatcgattagtactttcgaagccggtcttcattttgacattcgttggaaaggtcGAGAGTGCTGTTAATTTACTGCAAGCCAAAACCgtaaatatcaacatcacacACACAGTTTAACATTCTAAATGCGTATGCATTACGGACTACGTACTGGTTACCTATACCCAAATTGTAAAAGGCACTGAGGAAGCGACCATCTAGCTTTTGAAATATCGATAAGTGCACAGTTAGAAAAATTACTGTCTCCaccaattaattaattaagtaCAATGGGCCCCCACAATGggcccccaccatacacacacaattaattaaaaaataaaacagataTGTATTTCCAACGTTaggattatatattatattagaaATCTGAACTTAATTACGTTTGATATGTGCAACCTCA of Hermetia illucens chromosome 4, iHerIll2.2.curated.20191125, whole genome shotgun sequence contains these proteins:
- the LOC119655019 gene encoding testis-specific serine/threonine-protein kinase 2-like isoform X2; the protein is MKILVKINHPHIIHIHSIFQRNKIFFIFMRYAEKGDLLDFLLANGALKERQARIWVRQLALALQYLHTLEIAHRDIKCENVLVTNNYNVKLADFGFSRRVLDTDGRRLTSETFCGSLQYAPPEIIKGTPYHPKVADMWSFGVVMFTMLNKANPFNEKNHRTLHSLQVNKKWKFRSQVANNISPEAKDLVSNLLEPVATKRFSIDEVINSSWIAMDPKLKSLNAAEFAAISAAMEEAQGLQAEKAQMVRSVSFNLRNITKDKLKLHKAHLGTQNEFGLAKSEINKKDD
- the LOC119655019 gene encoding testis-specific serine/threonine-protein kinase 1-like isoform X1: MTKIPTSSEEKLLQEHGYKLIKKIGEGGYAKVFLGEFRSKNTEKVYPLACKVINTNGAPEKYTNKFLPREMKILVKINHPHIIHIHSIFQRNKIFFIFMRYAEKGDLLDFLLANGALKERQARIWVRQLALALQYLHTLEIAHRDIKCENVLVTNNYNVKLADFGFSRRVLDTDGRRLTSETFCGSLQYAPPEIIKGTPYHPKVADMWSFGVVMFTMLNKANPFNEKNHRTLHSLQVNKKWKFRSQVANNISPEAKDLVSNLLEPVATKRFSIDEVINSSWIAMDPKLKSLNAAEFAAISAAMEEAQGLQAEKAQMVRSVSFNLRNITKDKLKLHKAHLGTQNEFGLAKSEINKKDD